A window of Sphingobacterium sp. SRCM116780 contains these coding sequences:
- a CDS encoding S46 family peptidase yields MKKLWILLLLITASMTTFADEGMWFLMHLKRLNEADMQKKGLKLTAEEIYSINNSSLKDAIVQFNGGCTAEIVSDQGLVFTNHHCGYGAIAELSTPENDHLTNGFWAKTKSEELKPKSLFVRFFVRMDDVSKRILSLVNDKMPEPERQKIISQEIAKIEKENSENGKYVVNVKSFYNGNEYYYFVYQDFEDVRLVGTPPNSIGKFGGDTDNWEWPRHTGDFSIFRVYGDKNGNPASYSTDNVPLKPKHFLPISLKGFKEGDFAMILGYPGRTNRWMPSGGIDQNVKFAYPAWVEASKTGMDAMKKHMDKDQAVKINYASKYSQVANYWKNRQGMIDALTLHKTAITKAKDEAKFNKWANKKANKEQYGDVISTINAYYAATNEKARHDNYLSGMIRSSTLAALPFSIGNGLDVYIKANEAQRKELLPRLQGAITSSYEKLYLPLEEDVLADELNLYAKKGGNIAPYVAELAKANNNNLTSYVQEAVKNSIFASAERLNNFLNNPNAVALENDPLYKLSTALLNKYRESSAADKEATDKFEAAHRKYVAGVLASNPKGKFYPDANSTLRLTYGSIKSLPADKRNDAAQNFYTTLQGTIAKYKKGDEEFDLPQRLIDLQNSKDYGRYADKAGYLPVNFLSDNDITGGNSGSPVINGNGELIGLAFDGNIEAMAGDVIFDHKLQRTISVDIRYVLFVIDKFAGATNIINELKIVD; encoded by the coding sequence TACTGCAGAAATTGTTTCTGACCAAGGGTTAGTATTCACTAATCATCACTGTGGTTATGGTGCTATCGCTGAATTGTCTACTCCTGAAAACGATCATTTAACGAATGGTTTTTGGGCAAAAACAAAGTCAGAAGAATTAAAACCTAAATCTTTATTCGTTCGTTTCTTCGTTCGTATGGATGATGTTTCTAAAAGAATTTTGTCATTGGTAAATGATAAGATGCCTGAGCCTGAACGTCAAAAAATCATTAGCCAAGAAATTGCTAAAATCGAAAAGGAGAACAGCGAGAATGGTAAATATGTGGTAAATGTAAAATCATTTTACAATGGAAATGAATATTACTACTTCGTTTATCAGGATTTCGAAGATGTTCGCTTAGTGGGTACTCCTCCAAACAGCATTGGCAAATTTGGTGGAGATACTGACAACTGGGAATGGCCTCGTCACACAGGAGACTTCTCTATTTTCCGCGTATATGGAGACAAAAATGGTAATCCAGCAAGTTATTCCACAGATAATGTACCATTAAAACCTAAGCATTTCTTACCTATTAGCTTAAAAGGTTTTAAAGAAGGAGATTTTGCCATGATCTTAGGGTATCCTGGTCGTACGAATCGTTGGATGCCTTCTGGAGGAATTGATCAAAATGTAAAGTTTGCTTATCCTGCTTGGGTAGAGGCTTCTAAAACAGGTATGGACGCCATGAAAAAACACATGGACAAAGACCAAGCTGTTAAAATAAATTATGCTTCTAAATATTCTCAGGTAGCTAATTATTGGAAAAACCGTCAAGGTATGATTGATGCTTTAACATTGCATAAAACTGCGATCACAAAAGCAAAAGATGAAGCAAAGTTCAATAAATGGGCAAATAAAAAAGCCAATAAAGAGCAATATGGTGATGTCATTTCAACGATCAATGCATATTATGCAGCAACGAACGAAAAAGCTCGCCACGACAACTACTTGAGTGGTATGATACGTTCTAGTACACTAGCTGCCTTGCCATTTTCCATTGGCAATGGTTTAGATGTATATATTAAAGCAAACGAAGCACAGCGCAAAGAATTGTTACCAAGACTACAGGGTGCTATTACTTCTAGTTATGAGAAATTATACTTGCCTCTTGAGGAAGATGTATTAGCAGATGAATTAAACCTGTATGCAAAAAAAGGTGGTAATATCGCTCCTTATGTAGCAGAATTAGCAAAGGCTAACAATAACAATTTAACCTCTTATGTTCAGGAGGCCGTTAAAAACAGTATTTTTGCATCCGCAGAAAGACTAAATAATTTCTTAAATAATCCAAATGCTGTTGCATTAGAAAATGATCCTTTATACAAATTATCTACTGCATTATTAAATAAATACCGTGAATCATCAGCCGCTGATAAAGAGGCAACGGATAAATTTGAAGCTGCTCACCGTAAATATGTTGCTGGTGTACTCGCTTCAAATCCAAAAGGTAAATTTTATCCAGATGCAAACAGTACTTTACGTTTAACGTATGGTTCTATTAAATCTTTGCCTGCTGACAAACGTAATGATGCCGCACAGAACTTCTATACCACATTACAAGGTACAATTGCGAAGTACAAAAAGGGCGATGAAGAGTTTGATTTGCCACAAAGATTGATTGATTTACAAAATTCTAAAGATTATGGCCGTTATGCGGATAAAGCTGGTTATCTTCCAGTTAACTTCCTAAGCGACAATGATATTACAGGAGGAAACTCTGGTTCTCCAGTAATAAATGGAAATGGTGAGTTAATTGGCTTGGCTTTTGATGGTAATATTGAAGCAATGGCAGGTGATGTCATTTTTGATCACAAATTGCAACGTACGATATCTGTTGATATCAGGTATGTTTTATTTGTAATTGACAAATTTGCAGGAGCTACAAATATCATAAATGAATTAAAAATTGTAGATTAA
- a CDS encoding histone H1 translates to MENYVKLKELVASIEADADKFFNNGNSAAGTRVRKGLQDIKTLAQDIRNEVTAKKNDGK, encoded by the coding sequence ATGGAAAACTACGTAAAATTAAAAGAGTTAGTAGCATCGATCGAAGCAGATGCAGACAAATTTTTCAACAATGGTAATTCAGCAGCTGGTACTCGTGTACGCAAAGGATTACAAGACATTAAAACATTAGCACAAGACATTCGTAACGAAGTTACTGCTAAGAAAAATGATGGTAAATAA
- a CDS encoding GLPGLI family protein encodes MKIINYCILFVLLLSGSLAKAQYTLFSKVGSISFDKTMYMKNIVSKQFIAKADGNSKDQFERMLPTIPENVVLKKTLKFNGNETLFEPVVGQEIDMKVKQLIMMFALDFDAQTLSNLSTRDYKRFNDVMGDKVIIQDSVKSIKWRITDEYRDIAGYTCRRANGFTSDSTYVIGFYANEIPISGGPESINGLPGMILGLVVPSQHVSYFATKVELSNTVVLDKKVFENKKTKTMTRKQMVDQFTATISQWLNKETVEYIMRLATL; translated from the coding sequence ATGAAAATAATTAATTATTGCATTCTTTTTGTACTCTTACTATCTGGTTCATTAGCAAAAGCTCAGTATACACTGTTTTCAAAAGTAGGATCGATCTCTTTTGATAAGACAATGTATATGAAAAATATTGTGAGTAAGCAATTTATTGCTAAAGCCGATGGAAATTCAAAAGATCAGTTTGAGCGTATGCTTCCTACAATTCCAGAAAATGTCGTGTTAAAAAAGACCTTAAAATTCAACGGAAATGAAACACTTTTTGAACCTGTAGTAGGTCAAGAAATAGATATGAAGGTGAAGCAATTAATCATGATGTTTGCCCTTGATTTTGATGCACAAACGTTGTCCAATCTATCAACAAGGGATTATAAACGGTTTAATGATGTCATGGGTGATAAGGTTATTATTCAAGATTCCGTGAAGTCTATCAAATGGCGAATCACGGATGAATACCGTGACATTGCAGGATACACCTGTCGTCGAGCGAATGGCTTTACTTCAGACTCTACGTATGTGATTGGTTTTTATGCCAATGAAATTCCTATAAGTGGGGGGCCTGAATCGATTAATGGTTTACCAGGGATGATTCTAGGACTTGTAGTACCAAGTCAACATGTTTCTTATTTTGCAACTAAAGTAGAGTTGAGTAATACAGTAGTATTAGATAAAAAGGTATTCGAGAATAAGAAAACTAAAACAATGACACGTAAACAAATGGTTGATCAATTCACGGCTACTATATCACAATGGTTAAATAAAGAAACAGTAGAATACATCATGCGATTAGCTACGCTGTAG
- a CDS encoding outer membrane beta-barrel protein, producing MKRKTIIQLLLLLPMLISFCFAQSKIQGKISDSKDQQKLQNATIMLLSTKDSVLLDFTRSDENGNFSLNKPVTNEGLLIVSYPKYGDYYTSILPGQDYSALKVGLTNSAQLLQEVIVNGRIPITIKGDTTEFDAGSFKVEKNAKVEDLLKVLPGITVDASGKITAQGKTVKKVLLDGEEFFGDDPTLVTRNIRSDMVDKVQVYEKKSEQAERTGVDDGQREQTINVKLKDGAKRGMFGKALIGGGTDDYYMGQIMVNKFKGSQKISAYGLFGNNGTTSMNWQDADKYGGDSGVSYGDDGSMSMMNYTDPFSGQGVIGIPKAINSGINFSDKFDKNKHNVNISYKYGRLSSDGQDETIMSGLINNRTVKNIDTENDQHRVNLKYDLNFDSLNTLTIRGGASKKNLWSDNKRLAHQFSTDLDTITSENTKEIIDNDVKTYNLSALFTHKFKKKGRSITLNAQAKKDEMTGIGSLYSAVHKYNLDTDSITDQRKNRVQNTSNKQASLTYTEPLSKVLNLSIGGGIERDESSSLVESFNKSTTGNYDQLDTRYSNDYDFDRTSSNYKLALSYTTEKLRFNLTNSFNNDGLNQQNNYTNKEFSRDFFTYNPSLSAGYSFTKSKHLWFNYNGRNQLPSLTQIQPILDNSDQLNRYLGNENLKPSFSNNVNLGYNTFKLLTGSYAYIGGNLNLVKDPISQNISTSNGINTYEWNNITGKTNVSANFWSGYYFKLDKKLGVSNSPQLSMSLSENYNFFNNELNKVNTTNYNFTYNLTRDTKTGLNFNINMSPQYRVMESSLQENTNSNGFVFSSSGSVEYFFTKTFKVYSNYEYTYEAATKAFDQKFEQFLLHPGISKKFLKNESLMLDFTINDVLNQNKGFSRSASNSVFTQRRYDTIRRYYMLKLSWDFTKMFL from the coding sequence ATGAAAAGAAAAACAATTATCCAGTTGTTATTACTCTTACCAATGCTCATTAGCTTTTGCTTCGCCCAAAGTAAAATACAAGGTAAGATTAGTGATTCCAAAGATCAGCAGAAGTTGCAAAATGCAACAATTATGCTTTTAAGCACGAAAGATTCTGTTCTTTTGGATTTTACTAGGTCCGATGAGAATGGAAATTTTTCATTAAATAAACCAGTTACTAACGAAGGTTTATTAATCGTTAGTTATCCTAAATATGGTGATTACTATACATCAATTTTACCAGGTCAAGATTATTCAGCTTTAAAGGTCGGATTGACTAACAGCGCACAACTTCTACAAGAAGTAATCGTGAATGGTCGCATTCCAATTACAATAAAAGGAGATACGACCGAATTTGATGCGGGTAGTTTTAAGGTTGAAAAAAATGCTAAAGTAGAAGATTTGTTAAAAGTTTTGCCAGGTATTACTGTTGATGCATCTGGAAAAATTACCGCTCAAGGAAAAACAGTTAAAAAAGTCTTATTAGATGGAGAGGAATTCTTTGGGGATGATCCAACATTAGTGACTCGCAATATTCGTTCAGATATGGTCGATAAAGTACAGGTATATGAAAAAAAATCTGAACAAGCTGAACGTACTGGAGTCGATGATGGGCAAAGGGAGCAGACCATCAATGTTAAATTGAAAGATGGAGCAAAGAGAGGAATGTTTGGTAAAGCTTTAATTGGCGGTGGTACTGATGATTATTACATGGGACAAATCATGGTCAATAAATTCAAAGGTTCACAAAAGATATCCGCTTATGGTTTATTTGGAAATAATGGCACTACGAGCATGAATTGGCAAGATGCTGATAAATATGGAGGCGATTCTGGAGTTTCATATGGCGACGATGGATCGATGAGCATGATGAATTATACGGATCCTTTTTCAGGTCAAGGGGTAATTGGTATTCCTAAAGCAATCAATTCAGGGATTAATTTTTCAGATAAATTTGATAAGAACAAACATAATGTTAATATCAGTTACAAGTATGGTCGTCTTAGTAGTGACGGTCAAGATGAAACAATTATGAGTGGATTGATCAATAATAGAACTGTTAAAAATATTGATACAGAGAATGATCAGCACAGAGTTAATCTGAAATATGATCTTAATTTTGATTCCTTAAATACCTTGACAATTCGGGGTGGAGCCTCTAAAAAGAATTTATGGTCTGACAATAAGCGGCTAGCACATCAATTCTCAACCGATTTGGATACCATAACTTCTGAAAATACAAAAGAAATTATTGATAATGATGTAAAGACCTATAATTTAAGTGCTTTATTCACGCATAAATTTAAGAAAAAAGGAAGGTCAATCACCTTAAATGCACAGGCTAAAAAAGATGAAATGACAGGTATTGGATCGTTGTATTCAGCAGTGCATAAGTATAATCTGGATACCGATTCGATCACTGATCAACGAAAAAATAGAGTTCAGAATACATCTAATAAACAAGCTTCTTTAACCTATACAGAACCATTATCTAAAGTTTTGAACTTATCAATTGGTGGTGGCATTGAACGTGATGAAAGCTCATCATTGGTCGAATCGTTTAACAAATCAACTACAGGAAACTACGATCAATTAGATACTCGTTACAGCAATGATTATGATTTTGATAGGACAAGTAGCAATTACAAATTAGCATTAAGTTATACCACAGAAAAACTACGTTTTAACTTGACCAATAGTTTTAATAATGATGGTTTAAATCAACAGAATAATTACACCAATAAAGAGTTTTCAAGAGATTTTTTCACTTACAATCCATCACTAAGTGCAGGTTACTCATTTACAAAAAGTAAACATCTATGGTTCAACTATAATGGCCGCAATCAGCTACCTTCTTTAACTCAAATTCAACCAATTTTAGATAATTCAGATCAATTGAATCGTTATTTAGGTAATGAAAATTTGAAACCCTCTTTTAGCAACAATGTGAATTTGGGCTATAATACATTTAAATTGCTTACGGGAAGTTATGCCTATATCGGTGGTAATCTAAACTTAGTGAAAGATCCTATTTCGCAAAATATCAGTACTTCAAACGGAATAAATACTTATGAATGGAATAATATTACAGGAAAGACAAATGTTTCTGCAAATTTTTGGTCTGGCTATTATTTCAAGTTAGATAAGAAACTAGGAGTGAGTAATTCTCCCCAATTATCAATGTCATTATCAGAGAACTATAATTTCTTCAATAATGAACTAAACAAAGTAAATACAACCAATTATAATTTTACATATAATCTAACCCGTGATACCAAGACAGGATTAAATTTTAATATTAATATGAGTCCTCAATACCGTGTTATGGAATCGAGTTTACAAGAGAACACAAATAGTAATGGATTTGTATTTAGTTCTTCGGGTAGCGTGGAATACTTCTTTACAAAAACATTTAAAGTGTATAGTAATTACGAATATACCTATGAAGCTGCAACCAAAGCATTTGATCAGAAATTTGAGCAATTTTTATTGCATCCTGGAATTAGCAAAAAATTCTTAAAAAATGAATCATTGATGTTAGATTTTACGATAAATGATGTTTTGAATCAAAATAAGGGCTTTAGCAGATCAGCCTCCAATTCTGTTTTTACACAAAGAAGATACGATACAATCAGACGTTATTATATGCTGAAACTATCATGGGATTTTACTAAAATGTTTTTATAA
- a CDS encoding dipeptidase encodes MQTIKEYVETNKQRFLDELFDLLRLPSVSADPKFKNDIEKTAEFVAQKLKEAGADNVEICQTAGNPIVYGEKIIDPALPTVLTYGHYDVQPADPYELWDTPPFEPTIRDGKIYARGSADDKGQFYMHVKAFEYMMRNNALACNIKFMIEGEEEVGSANLGTFVKENTERLKADVIVISDTSMISLETPSLETGLRGLSYVEVEVTGPNRDLHSGIYGGAVANPATILAKLIASLHDENNHIAIPGFYDDIVELSQEERNELNKAPFEIEEYKKDLGVEELWGENGYSTIERTGTRPTLEVNGIWGGYIGEGAKTVLPSKAFAKISMRLVPNQNSHRITELFKTHFESIAPNTVKVEVKPHHGGEPVVTPTDSVAYKAAEKALTDTFGVKPIPTRGGGSIPIVALFEEVLGLKTVLLGFGLNSDNLHSPNEKYGIENYLKGISTIPLFHKYYAELSK; translated from the coding sequence ATGCAAACTATAAAAGAATATGTAGAGACAAACAAGCAAAGATTTTTAGATGAATTGTTTGATTTATTACGCCTTCCTTCAGTAAGTGCAGATCCAAAATTTAAAAACGATATCGAAAAAACTGCTGAATTTGTTGCTCAAAAATTAAAAGAAGCCGGTGCAGACAATGTTGAGATTTGTCAGACAGCAGGTAATCCGATCGTATATGGTGAAAAAATAATCGACCCTGCTTTACCAACAGTGTTAACTTATGGACATTATGATGTACAACCTGCAGATCCCTATGAATTGTGGGATACACCTCCATTTGAACCTACTATTCGTGATGGTAAAATCTATGCACGTGGTTCTGCGGATGACAAAGGACAATTCTACATGCATGTAAAGGCTTTTGAATACATGATGAGAAATAATGCCTTAGCATGTAATATTAAATTTATGATCGAAGGTGAAGAAGAGGTAGGATCCGCTAACTTAGGAACATTCGTGAAAGAAAATACAGAAAGGCTAAAAGCTGATGTTATTGTTATCTCAGATACATCGATGATCAGCTTAGAAACACCATCATTGGAAACAGGATTAAGAGGATTGTCTTATGTAGAAGTAGAAGTTACTGGACCTAATCGAGATCTACACTCAGGTATATATGGTGGTGCTGTTGCTAACCCAGCTACTATTTTAGCGAAATTAATTGCTTCATTACATGACGAAAATAATCATATTGCAATACCAGGTTTTTACGATGATATTGTAGAATTATCGCAAGAGGAACGTAACGAGCTCAATAAAGCACCATTCGAAATAGAAGAATACAAAAAAGATTTAGGTGTTGAGGAGTTATGGGGAGAAAATGGTTATTCAACAATTGAACGTACGGGTACTCGCCCAACATTAGAAGTTAACGGCATTTGGGGTGGATACATTGGTGAGGGAGCCAAAACGGTACTTCCATCAAAAGCCTTTGCAAAAATCTCTATGCGTTTGGTTCCCAATCAAAATTCACATCGCATTACCGAATTATTTAAAACACATTTTGAAAGTATCGCTCCAAATACTGTAAAAGTTGAAGTCAAGCCTCACCATGGTGGTGAACCTGTCGTAACGCCTACTGATAGTGTGGCTTATAAAGCGGCTGAAAAAGCTTTAACAGATACTTTTGGCGTAAAACCAATACCAACTCGTGGCGGTGGTTCAATTCCGATTGTTGCTCTTTTTGAAGAAGTATTGGGTCTAAAAACAGTATTGCTAGGATTCGGATTAAACAGTGATAATCTGCACTCTCCAAATGAGAAGTATGGTATAGAAAACTACCTTAAAGGTATTTCTACGATTCCTTTATTTCATAAATATTATGCAGAATTAAGTAAATAA
- a CDS encoding lysophospholipid acyltransferase family protein, whose translation MIRLLKKLHRHFYFASVFLVFCLFFPLLWFYAKNPEKNYNKIGILRKWMSLLGSYFVGIFYSVKLEEEIDWTKPFILCANHTSILDITALTYISPVPFSFIGKAELLKNPVTRIFFKTIDIPVDRKSRMSSFRSFKKANDRLQEGKSLAIFPEGKIDDVYPPTLHEFKSGAFRMAIDNNIPIIPIVIENAWKILWDDGRRLGSHPGIVHIQVLAPINTEQYSEQNAEKLEDYVYNKMLSHWILQNKS comes from the coding sequence ATGATACGACTTTTAAAGAAACTTCATCGACATTTCTATTTTGCTAGTGTTTTTTTAGTCTTCTGTCTCTTTTTTCCTTTATTATGGTTTTATGCTAAAAATCCAGAAAAAAATTATAATAAAATAGGCATTCTTAGAAAATGGATGAGTTTATTGGGTTCTTATTTTGTAGGGATTTTTTATTCTGTCAAACTTGAAGAAGAAATAGATTGGACTAAACCATTTATCCTATGTGCTAATCACACTTCAATCTTAGATATCACTGCCCTAACCTATATATCACCGGTACCTTTCTCATTTATTGGAAAAGCTGAGCTTCTTAAAAATCCTGTCACGCGTATTTTCTTTAAAACTATTGATATACCTGTTGATCGTAAAAGCAGAATGTCTTCTTTTCGATCTTTTAAAAAAGCAAATGATCGGTTACAAGAAGGCAAATCTTTGGCCATTTTTCCTGAAGGAAAAATTGATGATGTATACCCTCCTACTTTACATGAATTCAAATCTGGTGCATTTCGAATGGCTATAGATAATAATATTCCCATTATACCGATTGTTATTGAGAATGCTTGGAAAATCTTGTGGGATGATGGACGTCGATTAGGTTCGCATCCAGGAATTGTTCATATTCAAGTTCTTGCACCAATAAATACAGAACAATACAGTGAACAAAATGCAGAAAAGTTAGAAGATTACGTTTATAATAAAATGCTTTCACATTGGATATTACAGAATAAATCGTAA
- a CDS encoding ABC transporter ATP-binding protein: protein MAVSTLIEIQEIARQYTIGTETIHALKSVSLHIKKGEFVALMGPSGSGKSTLMNILGCLDTPNHGAYILNGINVSDMTDDELAEVRNKEIGFVFQTFNLLPKSTALENVALPLIYAGIKQNIREEKAAQALDSVGLGNRMDHRPNELSGGQRQRVAVARALINNPSIILADEPTGNLDTKTSIEIMGLLEEIHSKGNTIILVTHEEDIAQHAHRIVRMRDGLIEADYPNTDIKSVSPRLTALQESGDDFENI from the coding sequence ATGGCTGTCTCCACTTTAATTGAAATCCAAGAAATTGCCCGACAATATACCATTGGAACAGAAACGATTCATGCTTTAAAATCTGTTTCGTTACATATCAAAAAGGGTGAATTTGTTGCATTGATGGGGCCATCAGGATCTGGAAAATCCACACTAATGAATATTCTAGGATGTCTGGATACACCTAATCATGGTGCATATATTCTCAATGGGATAAATGTTAGTGATATGACTGATGATGAATTGGCCGAGGTTAGAAACAAAGAAATAGGATTTGTTTTTCAAACGTTCAATTTACTTCCTAAGAGTACAGCTTTAGAAAACGTCGCGCTTCCATTAATTTATGCAGGAATTAAGCAAAACATAAGAGAGGAAAAAGCAGCTCAGGCTTTGGATAGTGTTGGGTTAGGTAATCGAATGGATCATAGACCAAATGAACTTTCCGGAGGACAACGACAACGTGTTGCAGTGGCTCGTGCTTTGATAAATAATCCATCGATCATACTTGCGGATGAACCAACAGGAAATCTTGACACGAAGACTTCCATTGAAATCATGGGACTTTTAGAAGAAATTCACTCTAAAGGCAATACAATTATATTAGTGACACACGAAGAAGATATTGCACAACATGCACATCGAATCGTACGCATGCGAGATGGTCTTATTGAAGCTGACTATCCAAATACAGATATTAAATCTGTCTCTCCAAGATTGACAGCTTTACAGGAAAGTGGTGATGATTTCGAAAACATCTAA
- a CDS encoding DUF2795 domain-containing protein, whose protein sequence is MYWTLELASHLEDAPWPATKDELIDYGIRSGAPVEVIENLQDLEDDGEPYENIEEIWPDYPTKDDFFFNEDEY, encoded by the coding sequence ATGTATTGGACATTAGAGTTAGCTTCACATTTAGAAGATGCCCCTTGGCCGGCAACAAAAGATGAATTAATTGATTATGGTATTCGTTCTGGTGCTCCAGTTGAAGTGATCGAAAATTTACAAGATTTAGAAGACGACGGCGAGCCTTATGAGAATATAGAAGAAATTTGGCCAGATTATCCAACAAAGGATGATTTCTTCTTTAATGAAGACGAGTATTAA
- the trpD gene encoding anthranilate phosphoribosyltransferase, with amino-acid sequence MKKILAHLFEYKSFSRKEAYDILINITEGKYDSHQIAAFMTAYGMRSIRVEELGGFRDAMYDLCLQLNFTGYNLIDLCGTGGDGKNTFNISTLASFVVAGAGYHVAKHGNIGVSSGCGSSNVMEYLGYQFTNDKGELTRQLDEANICFLHAPLFHPAMKTVAPIRKALGVKTFFNMLGPLTNPANPKFQSVGVFSLELARLYGYLYQDSAKQYSIIHALDGYDEISLTGDFKVITNAGENYYSIRQLGFDPISPISLTGGETIEEAAATFKKIISNEGNDIQNNVVLTNAAFAIKTFDPQKTFGDCFYEAEEALKSGKALNSFKKLIHR; translated from the coding sequence ATGAAAAAAATATTAGCACACTTATTTGAATACAAATCATTTAGCAGAAAAGAAGCTTATGATATTCTTATCAATATTACGGAAGGAAAATATGACAGCCATCAAATTGCGGCATTCATGACAGCTTATGGTATGAGAAGTATTCGTGTAGAAGAACTTGGTGGTTTTCGGGATGCTATGTATGATCTATGTCTCCAACTTAACTTTACAGGTTATAATCTGATCGATTTATGCGGTACGGGAGGTGATGGAAAAAACACCTTTAATATTTCAACATTAGCCTCATTCGTTGTCGCTGGAGCAGGTTATCATGTTGCTAAACATGGTAATATAGGTGTTTCATCTGGATGTGGCTCATCGAATGTCATGGAATATTTGGGTTATCAATTCACAAATGACAAAGGAGAACTAACAAGACAACTAGACGAGGCAAATATCTGTTTTCTACATGCACCTTTATTTCATCCTGCTATGAAAACTGTTGCTCCTATTCGAAAAGCACTTGGTGTAAAAACTTTTTTTAATATGTTAGGGCCATTGACTAACCCAGCCAATCCAAAATTTCAATCTGTTGGTGTTTTCAGTTTGGAGTTGGCTCGTTTATATGGTTATCTGTATCAAGATTCGGCGAAACAGTACTCCATTATTCACGCGCTTGATGGGTATGATGAAATATCTTTAACAGGGGATTTCAAAGTAATTACCAATGCTGGAGAAAATTATTATAGTATTCGACAATTAGGATTTGACCCTATTTCTCCTATTTCATTAACTGGTGGAGAAACAATTGAAGAAGCGGCTGCCACATTCAAAAAAATTATCAGTAACGAGGGGAATGACATCCAAAACAATGTTGTACTTACCAATGCTGCTTTTGCAATCAAAACATTTGATCCACAAAAGACCTTCGGTGATTGCTTTTATGAAGCAGAAGAAGCATTAAAAAGCGGAAAAGCATTAAATAGTTTCAAAAAATTGATTCATAGATAA
- a CDS encoding phosphoribosylanthranilate isomerase gives MSLKIKVCGMRDLDNMLDLIKLPIDYMGLIFYEKSKRYISTIDAHFIKSLQGVKKIGVFVNSSEQEILNQINNFGLEGIQLHGHESPAFCQQIKLHDMLVIKAFGIDENFDWQSLKSYESAVDYFLFDTKSVNHGGTGTQFDWTLLLNYPLDKPYFLSGGLSADNIESAIQIPDNRLYGLDLNSKFEFKSGIKNIELLEKTLKIIRNEQIPS, from the coding sequence ATGAGCTTGAAAATAAAGGTGTGTGGCATGCGAGATCTAGATAACATGTTAGATCTGATTAAATTACCTATTGACTATATGGGATTGATCTTTTATGAAAAATCAAAACGTTATATCAGCACCATAGATGCCCATTTTATAAAATCTCTTCAAGGGGTAAAAAAGATTGGTGTTTTCGTCAATAGCAGTGAACAAGAGATTTTGAATCAGATCAATAACTTTGGATTGGAGGGAATCCAATTACATGGTCATGAAAGTCCAGCATTTTGCCAACAAATCAAGTTACACGATATGCTTGTTATTAAAGCATTCGGCATTGATGAAAATTTTGATTGGCAATCATTAAAATCTTATGAGTCTGCTGTGGATTATTTTTTATTTGACACAAAAAGTGTCAACCACGGTGGAACAGGAACACAGTTTGATTGGACTTTATTATTGAACTATCCTTTAGATAAGCCCTATTTTTTAAGCGGAGGGTTGAGCGCTGATAATATTGAGTCTGCTATCCAAATTCCGGACAATCGATTATATGGGCTTGATTTAAATTCAAAATTTGAATTTAAATCGGGTATAAAAAATATAGAATTATTAGAAAAGACATTGAAAATCATTAGAAATGAGCAAATACCAAGTTAA